One Salmo salar chromosome ssa01, Ssal_v3.1, whole genome shotgun sequence DNA window includes the following coding sequences:
- the LOC106609750 gene encoding TOM1-like protein 2 isoform X2 produces MEFLLGNPYSTPVGHCIERATDGSLQSEDWTLNMEICDIINETEDGPKDAIRAMKKRLNGNKNYREVMLALTVLETCVKNCGHRFHALITSRDFIDGVLVKIISPKNNPPTIVQDKVLALIQAWADAFRSSPDMTGVVQIYEELKRKGIDFPMSDLDVLSPIHTPKRLLTGPEENQATAPPLAQPIPQPQQQPPPHAVSAPSFASSVPPTYSAPQVLNLGASGSINPSPEQICRLRRELDIVRGNTKVMSEMLTEMVPGQEDPSDHKLLQELNRTCRAMQQRIVELISCVSDEEVTEELLHVNDDLNNIFLRYDRYERYRSGRASQGINNGVLSEATEDNLIDLGPGSPAVVSNMVTSTVTPPSFTAPAARPSSPASLASRLAGLDVGASVTSTLSSLPSCKPQDDFDMFAQTRTGALPLTTETLVTAPLEDLNAVGGIELPPTLEVRQPAGGQGEDGEEGVTSEEFDKFLEERAKAAETVPSLPSPPCGDPGATTGAPRKKAERPEDALFT; encoded by the exons ATGGAGTTCCTTTTGGGAAATCCATACAGCACTCCTGTGGGACATTGTATTG AGAGAGCCACTGATGGCTCCCTTCAGAGTGAGGACTGGACCCTCAATATGGAAATATGTGACATCATAAATGAAACTGAGGATGG GCCCAAGGATGCCATCAGGGCCATGAAGAAGAGGCTGAACGGAAACAAGAACTACAGGGAGGTGATGCTGGCACTGACCGTCCTGGAGACATGTGTGAAGAACTGTGGGCATCGTTTTCATGCCCTCATCACCAGCAGGGACTTCATAGACGGCGTGCTTGTGAAAATCATCTCTCCCAAAAACAACCCTCCCACTATCGTGCAAGACAAAGTGCTCGCCCTGATCCAG GCGTGGGCTGATGCGTTCAGGAGTAGTCCAGACATGACGGGTGTGGTCCAGATCTATGAGGAGCTGAAGAGGAAGGGTATAGATTTCCCAATGTCGGACCTGGATGTCCTGTCTCCCATCCACACTCCTAAGCGG CTGTTGACTGGCCCAGAGGAGAACCAAGCCACCGCCCCTCCCCTGGCCCAGCCTATCCCCCAACCCCAACAGCAGCCTCCTCCTCATGCTGTCTCCGCCCCATCGTTTGCATCGTCTGTTCCTCCCACCTACTCTGCCCCGCAGGTCCTCAACCTTGGCGCCTCTGGGTCTATCAACCCTTCACCTGAACAG ATCTGCCGGCTGCGAAGGGAGCTGGACATTGTGCGTGGCAACACAAAGGTGATGTCAGAGATGCTGACAGAGATGGTTCCTggacaggaggacccctcggaCCACAAGCTCCTGCAG GAGCTGAACCGGACGTGCCGGGCCATGCAGCAGAGGATAGTGGAGCTCATCTCCTGTGTGTCTGACGAGGAGGTCACAGAGGAACTACTGCACGTCAATGACGACCTCAACAACATCTTCCTACGCTACGACAG GTACGAGAGGTACCGGTCAGGCAGAGCATCTCAGGGTATCAATAATGGG GTCCTCAGTGAGGCTACAGAGGACAACCTTATAGACCTGGGCCCTGGTTCTCCTGCTGTCGTCAGCAACATGGTCACTTCCACCGTCACGCCTCCATCCTTCACCGCCCCCGCTGCACGTCCTTCCTCACCTGCCTCCCTCGCCTCTCGTCTGGCCGGCCTCG ACGTGGGTGCCAGTGTGACCAGCACTCTGAGCTCTCTGCCCAGCTGTAAGCCTCAGGACGACTTTGACATGTTCGCCCAGACCAGGACCGGAGCTCTGCCACTGACTACTGAGACACTCGTCAC GGCTCCTCTAGAGGACCTTAATGCTGTAGGTGGGATTGAGCTGCCTCCTACTCTGGAAGTCAGGCAGCCTGCAGGAGGG CAAGGAGAGGATGGCGAagagggggtgaccagtgaag AGTTTGACAAGTTTCTGGAGGAGCGGGCAAAGGCAGCAGAGACGGTGCCCAGCCTCCCCTCACCCCCTTGTGGTGATCCCGGTGCAACTACCGGTGCACCCAGGAAGAAGGCTGAAAGACCAGAGGACGCCCTGTTCACTTAG
- the LOC106609766 gene encoding ATP synthase mitochondrial F1 complex assembly factor 2 isoform X1, translated as MLRNLLRLHSRVGHALSPPIVCPRSQALKLPLPLLSVNSKYYSIITERKKFYDDVSISHGEAGGMFEINLDQRKLKTPGGKLFTAPNEALAIAVANEWDTQKDTVKFYSMHMTTLCNTALDNPTFRSKDQIITAALKYLETDTICYRVEEPPSLVELQNNEWDPVLNWIEDRYNVVIGSSTNILGPEIPQATMDTFRQHLGSYNFWSLTGLEYVITQLKSVVLAFALIDKHVTVEQAVLLSRLEEEFQIGHWGNVEWAHDVDLYELRARTAAGALFVHFSSESSTVKRKLMQD; from the exons ATGCTGAGGAATCTTCTGAGATTGCACAGTCGTGTGGGGCatgccctctctccccccattgTCTGCCCAAGAAGTCAAGCTCTCAAGCTGCcgctccctctactctctgtgaACTCAAAATATTACTCCATTATCACAG aaagaaagaaattctacGATGATGTCAGCATATCCCACGGAGAGG CAGGTGGCATGTTTGAGATCAACCTGGACCAACGGAAACTGAAGACACCAGGAGGAAAGCTGTTCACAGCCCCCAACGAAGCCTTAGCCATTGCCGTGGCGAATGAGTGGGATACTCAGAAAGACACTGTCAAGTTTTACAGCATGCATATG ACCACTCTCTGCAACACAGCCCTTGATAACCCTACATTCCGCAGCAAGGACCAAATAATCACTGCTGCCCTCAAGTATCTGGAGACTGACACTATTTG TTACAGAGTTGAGGAGCCTCCATCTTTAGTGGAGCTTCAGAATAATGAATGGGACCCTGTGCTGAACTGGATTGAAGACAG GTACAATGTAGTCATTGGCTCTTCTACCAATATATTGGGGCCAGAGATCCCACAGGCAACGATGGATACTTTTCGCCAGCACCTGGGTTCCTATAACTTCTGGTCCCTGACAG GACTGGAGTATGTGATCACCCAGCTGAAGTCTGTGGTGCTGGCATTTGCATTGATTGACAAACACGTTACAGTGGAGCAGGCTGTGCTGCTGTCACGACTAGAGGAGGAGTTCCAG ATTGGGCATTGGGGAAACGTAGAGTGGGCTCATGATGTTGACCTGTATGAGCTGAGAGCACGTACAGCAGCAGGGGCTCTGTTTGTTCATTTCTCCTCTGAGAGTTCAACGGTCAAACGCAAACTCATGCAAGACTAA
- the LOC106609766 gene encoding ATP synthase mitochondrial F1 complex assembly factor 2 isoform X2, giving the protein MLRNLLRLHSRVGHALSPPIVCPRSQALKLPLPLLSVNSKYYSIITERKKFYDDVSISHGEGGMFEINLDQRKLKTPGGKLFTAPNEALAIAVANEWDTQKDTVKFYSMHMTTLCNTALDNPTFRSKDQIITAALKYLETDTICYRVEEPPSLVELQNNEWDPVLNWIEDRYNVVIGSSTNILGPEIPQATMDTFRQHLGSYNFWSLTGLEYVITQLKSVVLAFALIDKHVTVEQAVLLSRLEEEFQIGHWGNVEWAHDVDLYELRARTAAGALFVHFSSESSTVKRKLMQD; this is encoded by the exons ATGCTGAGGAATCTTCTGAGATTGCACAGTCGTGTGGGGCatgccctctctccccccattgTCTGCCCAAGAAGTCAAGCTCTCAAGCTGCcgctccctctactctctgtgaACTCAAAATATTACTCCATTATCACAG aaagaaagaaattctacGATGATGTCAGCATATCCCACGGAGAGG GTGGCATGTTTGAGATCAACCTGGACCAACGGAAACTGAAGACACCAGGAGGAAAGCTGTTCACAGCCCCCAACGAAGCCTTAGCCATTGCCGTGGCGAATGAGTGGGATACTCAGAAAGACACTGTCAAGTTTTACAGCATGCATATG ACCACTCTCTGCAACACAGCCCTTGATAACCCTACATTCCGCAGCAAGGACCAAATAATCACTGCTGCCCTCAAGTATCTGGAGACTGACACTATTTG TTACAGAGTTGAGGAGCCTCCATCTTTAGTGGAGCTTCAGAATAATGAATGGGACCCTGTGCTGAACTGGATTGAAGACAG GTACAATGTAGTCATTGGCTCTTCTACCAATATATTGGGGCCAGAGATCCCACAGGCAACGATGGATACTTTTCGCCAGCACCTGGGTTCCTATAACTTCTGGTCCCTGACAG GACTGGAGTATGTGATCACCCAGCTGAAGTCTGTGGTGCTGGCATTTGCATTGATTGACAAACACGTTACAGTGGAGCAGGCTGTGCTGCTGTCACGACTAGAGGAGGAGTTCCAG ATTGGGCATTGGGGAAACGTAGAGTGGGCTCATGATGTTGACCTGTATGAGCTGAGAGCACGTACAGCAGCAGGGGCTCTGTTTGTTCATTTCTCCTCTGAGAGTTCAACGGTCAAACGCAAACTCATGCAAGACTAA
- the LOC106609750 gene encoding TOM1-like protein 2 isoform X1 gives MEFLLGNPYSTPVGHCIERATDGSLQSEDWTLNMEICDIINETEDGPKDAIRAMKKRLNGNKNYREVMLALTVLETCVKNCGHRFHALITSRDFIDGVLVKIISPKNNPPTIVQDKVLALIQAWADAFRSSPDMTGVVQIYEELKRKGIDFPMSDLDVLSPIHTPKRLLTGPEENQATAPPLAQPIPQPQQQPPPHAVSAPSFASSVPPTYSAPQVLNLGASGSINPSPEQICRLRRELDIVRGNTKVMSEMLTEMVPGQEDPSDHKLLQELNRTCRAMQQRIVELISCVSDEEVTEELLHVNDDLNNIFLRYDRYERYRSGRASQGINNGVLSEATEDNLIDLGPGSPAVVSNMVTSTVTPPSFTAPAARPSSPASLASRLAGLDVGASVTSTLSSLPSCKPQDDFDMFAQTRTGALPLTTETLVTAPLEDLNAVGGIELPPTLEVRQPAGGIPVGQSSVMDDIEEWLCTDVQGEDGEEGVTSEEFDKFLEERAKAAETVPSLPSPPCGDPGATTGAPRKKAERPEDALFT, from the exons ATGGAGTTCCTTTTGGGAAATCCATACAGCACTCCTGTGGGACATTGTATTG AGAGAGCCACTGATGGCTCCCTTCAGAGTGAGGACTGGACCCTCAATATGGAAATATGTGACATCATAAATGAAACTGAGGATGG GCCCAAGGATGCCATCAGGGCCATGAAGAAGAGGCTGAACGGAAACAAGAACTACAGGGAGGTGATGCTGGCACTGACCGTCCTGGAGACATGTGTGAAGAACTGTGGGCATCGTTTTCATGCCCTCATCACCAGCAGGGACTTCATAGACGGCGTGCTTGTGAAAATCATCTCTCCCAAAAACAACCCTCCCACTATCGTGCAAGACAAAGTGCTCGCCCTGATCCAG GCGTGGGCTGATGCGTTCAGGAGTAGTCCAGACATGACGGGTGTGGTCCAGATCTATGAGGAGCTGAAGAGGAAGGGTATAGATTTCCCAATGTCGGACCTGGATGTCCTGTCTCCCATCCACACTCCTAAGCGG CTGTTGACTGGCCCAGAGGAGAACCAAGCCACCGCCCCTCCCCTGGCCCAGCCTATCCCCCAACCCCAACAGCAGCCTCCTCCTCATGCTGTCTCCGCCCCATCGTTTGCATCGTCTGTTCCTCCCACCTACTCTGCCCCGCAGGTCCTCAACCTTGGCGCCTCTGGGTCTATCAACCCTTCACCTGAACAG ATCTGCCGGCTGCGAAGGGAGCTGGACATTGTGCGTGGCAACACAAAGGTGATGTCAGAGATGCTGACAGAGATGGTTCCTggacaggaggacccctcggaCCACAAGCTCCTGCAG GAGCTGAACCGGACGTGCCGGGCCATGCAGCAGAGGATAGTGGAGCTCATCTCCTGTGTGTCTGACGAGGAGGTCACAGAGGAACTACTGCACGTCAATGACGACCTCAACAACATCTTCCTACGCTACGACAG GTACGAGAGGTACCGGTCAGGCAGAGCATCTCAGGGTATCAATAATGGG GTCCTCAGTGAGGCTACAGAGGACAACCTTATAGACCTGGGCCCTGGTTCTCCTGCTGTCGTCAGCAACATGGTCACTTCCACCGTCACGCCTCCATCCTTCACCGCCCCCGCTGCACGTCCTTCCTCACCTGCCTCCCTCGCCTCTCGTCTGGCCGGCCTCG ACGTGGGTGCCAGTGTGACCAGCACTCTGAGCTCTCTGCCCAGCTGTAAGCCTCAGGACGACTTTGACATGTTCGCCCAGACCAGGACCGGAGCTCTGCCACTGACTACTGAGACACTCGTCAC GGCTCCTCTAGAGGACCTTAATGCTGTAGGTGGGATTGAGCTGCCTCCTACTCTGGAAGTCAGGCAGCCTGCAGGAGGG ATTCCCGTTGGCCAATCCTCTGTCATGGATGACATAGAGGAGTGGCTGTGTACTGACGTG CAAGGAGAGGATGGCGAagagggggtgaccagtgaag AGTTTGACAAGTTTCTGGAGGAGCGGGCAAAGGCAGCAGAGACGGTGCCCAGCCTCCCCTCACCCCCTTGTGGTGATCCCGGTGCAACTACCGGTGCACCCAGGAAGAAGGCTGAAAGACCAGAGGACGCCCTGTTCACTTAG